The proteins below are encoded in one region of Drosophila santomea strain STO CAGO 1482 chromosome 3R, Prin_Dsan_1.1, whole genome shotgun sequence:
- the LOC120452880 gene encoding chromobox protein homolog 3, protein MVKNEPNFVVERIMDKRITSDGKVEYYIKWRGYTSADNTWEPEENCDCPNLIQKFEESRAKSKKRGEKKPKCEEIQKLRGYERGLELAEIVGATDVTGDIKYLVRWQFCDEFDLVPSAQIAEKDPQMLIAYFQKMAPYSRHIANRMKGVPEELRLSASRTSYPHISSAPVEVPPDVDQAAELAGHLGGMAPQVEQQVPQHHTPMDLADDPDDLASVSYSIPVPGVGDIAIDVPMAENQ, encoded by the coding sequence ATGGTTAAAAACGAGCCCAACTTCGTGGTGGAGCGCATCATGGACAAGCGCATCACCAGCGACGGCAAGGTGGAGTACTACATCAAGTGGCGCGGCTACACGTCGGCGGACAACACCTGGGAACCGGAGGAGAACTGCGACTGCCCGAATCTCATCCAGAAGTTCGAGGAGTCGCGTGCCAAGTCAAAGAAACGCGGCGAGAAGAAGCCCAAGTGTGAGGAGATCCAAAAGCTGCGTGGCTACGAACGCGGCCTGGAGCTGGCCGAGATCGTGGGCGCCACAGATGTAACGGGCGACATCAAGTACCTGGTGCGCTGGCAATTCTGCGATGAGTTCGACCTGGTGCCATCGGCTCAGATAGCGGAGAAGGATCCGCAAATGTTGATTGCCTACTTCCAGAAGATGGCGCCATACTCCCGCCACATTGCGAACCGAATGAAGGGCGTGCCGGAGGAGCTGCGTCTGTCGGCCTCGCGCACCAGTTATCCGCACATAAGCAGTGCGCCCGTCGAGGTGCCGCCAGATGTGGATCAGGCCGCTGAGTTGGCCGGACATCTCGGTGGTATGGCGCCACAGGTAGAACAGCAGGTGCCGCAGCACCATACGCCCATGGATCTCGCCGATGATCCCGACGATCTGGCCAGCGTTTCGTACTCGATTCCGGTGCCCGGCGTTGGCGACATTGCCATCGATGTGCCCATGGCGGAAAACCAATAA
- the LOC120452875 gene encoding endoribonuclease Dcr-1 → MAFHWCDNNLHTTVFTPRDFQVELLAAAYERNTIICLGHRSSKEFIALKLLQELSRRARQRGRVSVYLSCEVGTSTEPCSIYTMLTHLTDLRVWQEQPDMQIPFDHCWTDYHVSILRPEGFLSLLEDRELLLSSVELIVLEDCHDSAVYQRIRRLFEEHIMPAAAVDRPRILGLAGPLHSAGCELQQLSAMLATLEQSVNCRIETASDIVTVLRYCSRPHEYIVQCAPYEMDELSLVLADVLNTHKSFLLDHRYDPYEIYGTDQFMDELKDIPDPKVDPLNVINSLLAVLHEMGPWCTQRAAHHFYQSNEKLKVKTPHERHYLLYCLVSTALIQLHSLCDHAFQRQPGSGSDSRQTIERYSSPKVRRLLQTLRCFKPEEVHTQADGLRRMRHQVDQADFNRLSHALESKCRMVDQFDQPPTETRALVANLEQILHTTEDRQTVKSAARVAPTPVPPKPKPSSATNTAQPRTRRRVYTRRHHRDQNDGSDTLCALIYCNQNHTARVLFELLAEISRRDPDLKFLRCQYTTDRVADPTTEPKEAELEHRRQEEVLKRFRMHDCNVLIGTSVLEEGIDVPKCNLVVRWDPPTTYRSYVQCKGRARAAPAYHVILVAPTYKSPTVGAVQLTDRSHRFICGTGDTTEADSDSDDSAMPNSSGSDPYTFGTARGTVKILNPEVFSKQPPTSCDIKLQEIQDESPATAVLDSSNSSDEAVSMSNTSPSESSTEQKSRRFQCELTSSMETPEDTSDSTADIETVDRLVSTTKDLVHQMAQYREIEQMLLSKCANTEPPEQEQSEAERFSACLAAYRPKPHLLTGASVDLGTAIALVNKYCARLPSDTFTKLTALWRCTRNERAGVTLYQYTLRLPINSPLKHDIVGLPMPTQTLARRLAALQACVELHRIGELDDQLQPIGKEGFRALEPDWECFELEPEDEQIVQLSDEPRPGTTKRRQYYYKRIASEFCDCRPVAGAPCYLYFIQLTLQCPIPEEQNTRGRKIYPPEDAQQGFGILTTKRIPKLSAFSIFTRSGEVKVSLELAKERVILTSEQIVCINGFLNYTFTNVLRLQKFLMLFDPDSTENCVFIVPTVKAPAGGKHIDWQFLELIQTNGNTMPRAVPDEERQAQPFDAQRFQDAVVMPWYRNQDQPQYFYVAEICPHLSPLSCFPGDNYRTFKHYYLVKYGLTIQNASQPLLDVDHTSARLNFLTPRYVNRKGVALPTSSEETKRAKRENLEQKQILVPELCTVHPFPASLWRTAVCLPCILYRINGLLLADDIRKQVSADLGLGRQQIEDEDFEWPMLDFGWSLSEVLKKSRESKQKDSPKDDTINGKDLVEVEKEPISEETQLDKDSKADKVEKSAIELIIEGEEKLQKADDFIEIGTWSNDMADDIANFNQEDEDDDDAFHMPVLPANVKFCDQQTRYGSPTFWDVSNGEGGFKAPKNSQNKQGGKSKGKGPAKPTFNYYDSDNSLGSSYDEDDNAGPLNYMHHNYSSDDDDVADDIDAGRIAFTSKNEAETIETAQEVEKRQKQLSIIQATNANERQYQQTKNLLIGFNFNHGDQDQKEQPTIRYDESIAKLKTEIESCGMLVPHDQQLVLKRNDAAETQVAKVSMIELLKQLLPYVNVDVLAEKLGDRRELLLSDLVELNADWVARHEQETYSVMGCGDSFDNYNDHHRLNLDAKQLKLQYDRMEIQPPASKKAISSAILPAGFSFDRQPDLVGHPGPSPSIILQALTMSNANDGINLERLETIGDSFLKYAITTYLYITYENVHEGKLSHLRSKQVANLNLYRLGRRKRLGEYMIATKFEPHDNWLPPCYYVPKELEKALIEAKIPTHHWKLADLLDIKNLSSVQICEMVREKAEALGLEQNGGAPNGQLDDSNDSCNDFSCFIPYNLVSQHSIPDKSIADCVEALIGAYLIECGPRGALLFMAWLGVRVLPITRQLDEASQEHRIPGSTKPNPENMVTVYGAWPTPRSPLLHFAPNATEELDQLLSGFEEFEESLGYKFRDRSYLLQAMTHASYTPNRLTDCYQRLEFLGDAVLDYLITRHLYEDPRQHSPGALTDLRSALVNNTIFASLAVRHGFHKFFRHLSPGLNDVIDRFVRIQQENGHSISEEYYLLSEEECDDAEDVEVPKALGDVFESIAGAIFLDSNMSLDVVWHVYSNMMSPEIEQFSNSVPKSPIRELLELEPETAKFGKPEKLADGRRVRVTVDVFCKGTFRGIGRNYRIAKCTAAKCALRQLKKQGLIAKKD, encoded by the exons ATGGCGTTCCACTGGTGCGACAACAACCTGCACACCACCGTGTTCACGCCACGCGACTTCCAGGTGGAACTGCTGGCCGCCGCCTACGAGCGGAACACCATTATCTGCCTGGGCCATCGCAGTTCCAAGGAGTTCATAGCCCTCAAGCTGCTCCAGGAGCTGTCGCGTCGCGCACGCCAACGTGGTCGCGTCAGTGTCTACCTCAGTTGCGAGGTTGGCACCAGCACGGAACCATGCTCCATCTACACAATGCTCACCCACTTGACTGACCTGCGGGTGTGGCAGGAGCAGCCGGACATGCAGATACCCTTTGATCATTGCTGGACGGACTACCATGTTTCTATCCTGCGGCCAGAGGGATTTCTTTCGCTGCTTGAAGATCGCGAGCTGCTGCTGAGCAGCGTCGAATTGATTGTGCTGGAGGATTGCCACGACAGTGCCGTTTATCAGAGGATAAGGCGTCTCTTTGAGGAGCACATCATGCCAGCGGCAGCGGTGGACAGACCGCGAATCCTCGGACTAGCTGGACCGCTGCACAGCGCCGGCTGTGAGCTGCAGCAACTGAGCGCCATGCTGGCCACCCTGGAGCAGAGTGTGAATTGCCGGATCGAAACGGCCAGTGATATTGTCACCGTATTGCGTTACTGTTCCCGACCGCACGAATACATCGTACAGTGCGCCCCCTACGAGATGGACGAACTGTCCCTGGTGCTTGCCGATGTGCTCAATACACACAAGTCCTTTTTATTGGATCACCGCTACGATCCCTACGAGATCTACGGCACCGACCAATTTATGGACGAACTGAAAG ATATACCCGATCCCAAGGTGGACCCCCTGAACGTCATCAACTCACTACTGGCCGTGCTGCACGAGATGGGTCCTTGGTGCACCCAGCGGGCTGCCCATCACTTTTACCAAAGCAATGAGAAGTTAAAGGTGAAGACGCCGCACGAACGTCACTACTTGCTCTACTGCCTAGTGAGCACGGCCCTCATCCAGCTGCACTCCCTCTGCGATCACGCATTCCAGCGCCAGCCGGGAAGTGGCAGCGATTCACGCCAAACCATCGAACGCTATTCCAGCCCCAAGGTGCGACGTCTGTTGCAGACACTAAGGTGCTTTAAGCCGGAAGAGGTGCACACCCAAGCGGACGGACTGCGCAGGATGCGTCATCAGGTGGATCAGGCGGACTTTAACCGGCTATCGCATGCGCTGGAAAGCAAGTGCCGAATGGTGGATCAATTTGACCAACCGCCAACGGAGACACGAGCCCTGGTGGCCAATCTTGAGCAGATTCTGCACACGACAGAGGACAGGCAAACGGTCAAAAGCGCCGCTCGAGTTGCTCCTACTCCTGTTCCGCCAAAGCCGAAACCTAGCTCTGCTACCAATACAGCACAACCACGAACTCGTAGACGAGTGTACACAAGGCGCCATCACCGGGATCAAAATGATGGCAGCGACACGCTCTGCGCGCTGATTTACTGCAACCAGAACCACACGGCACGCGTTCTCTTTGAGCTGCTGGCGGAGATTAGCAGGCGTGATCCCGATCTCAAGTTCCTACGCTGCCAGTACACCACCGACCGGGTGGCAGATCCCACCACAGAGCCCAAAGAGGCTGAGTTGGAGCACCGGCGGCAGGAAGAGGTGCTAAAGCGCTTCCGCATGCACGACTGCAATGTTCTGATCGGCACTTCTGTGCTGGAAGAGGGTATTGATGTGCCCAAGTGCAATTTGGTTGTGCGCTGGGATCCCCCTACCACATATCGCAGTTACGTTCAGTGCAAAGGTCGAGCGCGTGCAGCTCCTGCCTACCATGTCATCTTGGTGGCACCCACTTATAAAAGCCCCACTGTGGGTGCAGTGCAGCTGACCGATCGGAGTCACCGGTTTATTTGCGGAACTGGTGATACCACAGAGGCGGATAGCGACTCCGACGACTCAGCGATGCCAAACTCGTCCGGTTCGGATCCCTATACTTTTGGCACGGCACGCGGAACTGTGAAGATCCTCAATCCCGAAGTGTTCAGTAAACAACCTCCGACATCGTGTGACATTAAGCTACAGGAGATCCAGGATGAATCGCCAGCCACTGCGGTGCTAGACTCTAGCAACTCCAGCGACGAAGCCGTCAGCATGAGTAACACGTCTCCAAGCGAGAGCAGTACAGAACAAAAGTCCAGGCGCTTCCAGTGCGAACTGACGTCTTCAATGGAGACACCAGAAGACACCAGTGATTCCACAGCCGACATCGAAACTGTTGATCGTTTGGTCAGCACCACCAAGGACTTGGTGCACCAAATGGCACAGTATCGCGAGATCGAGCAGATGCTGCTATCCAAGTGCGCCAACACAGAGCCgccggagcaggagcagagCGAGGCGGAACGTTTTAGTGCCTGCCTTGCTGCCTACCGACCCAAGCCGCACCTGCTAACTGGAGCCTCCGTGGATCTAGGTACTGCTATAGCCCTGGTCAACAAGTACTGCGCCCGATTGCCCAGCGACACGTTCACCAAGCTGACGGCTCTGTGGCGCTGCACCCGAAACGAAAGGGCTGGAGTGACCTTGTATCAGTACACACTCCGGCTGCCCATCAACTCGCCATTGAAGCATGACATTGTG GGTCTTCCGATGCCCACTCAAACATTGGCCCGCCGACTGGCTGCCTTGCAGGCATGCGTTGAGCTGCACAGGATCGGCGAGTTAGACGATCAGTTGCAGCCTATCGGCAAGGAGGGATTTCGCGCCCTGGAGCCGGACTGGGAGTGCTTTGAACTGGAGCCAGAGGACGAACAGATTGTGCAGCTGAGCGATGAACCTCGTCCGGGAACAACGAAGCGGCGTCAGTACTATTACAAACGCATTGCATCCGAGTTTTGCGATTGCCGTCCAGTTGCTGGAGCACCATGCTATTTGTACTTCATCCAGCTGACGCTGCAATGTCCTATACCCGAAGAGCAAAACACGCGTGGCCGCAAGATTTATCCTCCCGAAGATGCCCAGCAGGGATTTGGCATTCTCACCACGAAACGGATACCCAAGCTGAGTGCTTTCTCGATATTCACGCGTTCCGGCGAGGTGAAGGTTTCGCTGGAATTGGCTAAAGAGCGCGTGATTCTTACAAGCGAACAAATAGTCTGCATCAATGGATTTTTAAACTACACATTCACCAATGTACTGCGTCTGCAAAAGTTTCTCATGCTCTTCGATCCGGACTCCACGGAGAATTGTGTTTTCATTGTGCCCACCGTGAAAGCACCAGCGGGCGGCAAGCACATCGACTGGCAGTTCCTAGAGCTGATCCAAACCAATGGCAATACAATGCCTCGGGCCGTGCCCGATGAGGAACGGCAGGCGCAGCCGTTCGATGCCCAACGCTTTCAAGATGCCGTCGTAATGCCGTGGTATCGCAACCAGGATCAACCGCAGTATTTCTATGTGGCAGAGATATGTCCACATCTATCCCCGCTCAGCTGCTTCCCCGGCGACAACTACCGCACGTTCAAGCACTACTACCTCGTCAAGTATGGTCTGACCATACAGAATGCCTCGCAGCCGCTATTGGATGTGGATCACACCAGTGCTCGGTTAAACTTCCTCACGCCACGGTACGTTAATCGCAAGGGCGTTGCTCTACCCACTAGTTCGGAGGAGACAAAGCGGGCAAAGCGAGAGAATCTCGAGCAGAAGCAGATCCTTGTGCCAGAGCTGTGCACTGTGCATCCATTCCCCGCCTCCTTGTGGCGAACTGCCGTCTGCCTGCCCTGCATCCTGTACCGCATTAATGGTCTTCTGTTGGCCGACGATATTCGGAAACAGGTCTCGGCGGATCTGGGGCTAGGTAGGCAACAGATCGAAGATGAGGATTTCGAATGGCCCATGCTGGACTTTGGGTGGAGTCTATCGGAGGTGCTAAAGAAATCGCGGGAGTCCAAACAAAAGGACTCCCCTAAGGATGATACTATTAATGGCAAAGACTTAGTGGAAGTTGAGAAGGAGCCGATAAGTGAGGAGACCCAACTAGATAAGGATTCCAAAGCCGATAAGGTTGAGAAAAGTGCAATCGAACTAATCATTGAGGGAGAAGAAAAGCTACAGAAAGCGGATGACTTCATTGAGATTGGCACTTGGTCAAACGATATGGCCGACGATATAGCGAACTTTAACCAAGAAGACGAGGACGATGACGATGCTTTCCATATGCCAGTTCTGCCGGCAAACGTTAAGTTCT GTGATCAGCAAACCCGCTATGGCTCGCCCACATTCTGGGATGTGAGCAATGGAGAAGGCGGCTTCAAGGCTCCGAAGAACAGTCAGAATAAGCAGGGCGGCAAGAGCAAAGGAAAGGGTCCGGCAAAGCCCACATTTAATTACTATGACTCGGACAATTCGCTGGGCTCTAGCTACGACGAAGACGACAACGCAGGTCCGCTCAATTACATGCATCACAACTACAGTTCGGATGACGACGATGTGGCAGATGATATCGATGCGGGACGCATTGCGTTCACCTCCAAGAACGAGGCGGAGACTATCGAAACCGCCCAAGAAGTGGAAAAGCGCCAGAAGCAGCTGTCCATCATCCAGGCGACGAATGCCAATGAGCGGCAGTACCAGCAGACAAAAAACCTGCTCATTGGATTTAATTTCAATCATGGGGATCAAGACCAGAAGGAACAGCCCACTATTAGATATGATGAATCCATAGCTAAGCTTAAAACGGAAATCGAATCCTGCGGAATGTTGGTGCCGCATGACCAGCAGTTGGTTCTAAAAAGAAACGATGCCGCAGAGACTCAGGTTGCAAAGGTTTCGATGATTGAGCTGTTGAAACAGCTGCTGCCGTACGTAAATGTGGATGTGCTGGCCGAAAAGCTGGGTGATAGGCGAGAGCTTTTGCTGTCGGATTTAGTAGAGCTGAATGCGGATTGGGTGGCTCGGCATGAGCAGGAGACCTATAGCGTAATGGGATGTGGTGACAGTTTTGACAACTACAACGATCATCATCGGCTGAACTTGGACGCAAAGCAACTGAAGCTGCAATATGATCGAATGGAAATTCAGCCACCTGCGTCCAAGAAGGCCATATCATCAGCAATATTACCAGCTGGCTTCAGTTTCGATCGACAGCCGGATTTGGTGGGCCATCCAGGACCCAGTCCCAGCATCATTTTGCAAGCCCTCACAATGTCCAATGCTAACGATGGCATCAATCTGGAGCGACTGGAGACAATTGGAGATTCCTTTCTCAAGTATGCCATTACCACCTACTTGTACATCACCTACGAGAATGTGCACGAGGGAAAGCTTAGTCATCTTCGCTCCAAGCAGGTTGCCAACCTTAATCTCTATCGTCTGGGCAGACGCAAGAGGCTGGGTGAATATATGATAGCCACTAAATTCGAGCCCCACGACAACTGGCTGCCACCCTGCTACTACGTGCCAAAAGAGCTGGAAAAGGCGCTCATCGAGGCGAAGATCCCCACTCACCATTGGAAGCTGGCTGATTTGCTGGACATCAAGAACCTCAGCAGCGTGCAAATCTGTGAGATGGTCCGCGAAAAAGCCGAAGCCCTGGGCTTAGAGCAGAATGGAGGTGCTCCAAATGGGCAACTTGACGACTCCAACGACAGCTGCAATGATTTCAGCTGTTTTATTCCGTACAACCTCGTTTCCCAACACAGCATTCCGGATAAGTCCATAGCCGATTGCGTCGAAGCCCTCATTGGAGCCTATCTCATTGAGTGCGGGCCCCGAGGGGCACTACTCTTTATGGCCTGGCTGGGAGTAAGAGTGCTCCCTATCACCAGGCAGCTGGACGAAGCTAGCCAGGAGCATCGAATACCCGGAAGCACCAAACCAAACCCGGAAAATATGGTTACCGTTTACGGTGCATGGCCCACGCCGCGTAGTCCACTGCTGCACTTTGCTCCCAACGCCACGGAGGAGCTGGACCAACTACTAAGTGGTTTTGAGGAGTTTGAGGAGAGTTTGGGTTACAAGTTCCGGGATCGGTCGTACCTTCTGCAAGCCATGACACATGCCAGTTACACACCCAATCGATTGACGGATTGCTATCAGCGTTTGGAGTTCCTGGGCGATGCTGTACTAGATTACCTCATTACGCGGCATTTATACGAAGATCCCCGCCAGCATTCTCCAGGCGCTTTAACGGATTTGCGGTCAGCACTGGTGAATAATACCATATTCGCGTCTTTGGCTGTTCGCCATGGATTCCACAAGTTCTTCAGGCACCTCTCGCCGGGTCTTAACGATGTGATTGACCGTTTTGTGAGGATCCAGCAGGAGAATGGTCACAGCATCAGTGAGGAG TACTACTTATTGTCCGAGGAGGAGTGCGATGACGCGGAGGACGTTGAGGTGCCCAAGGCATTGGGCGACGTTTTTGAGTCGATCGCAGGTGCCATCTTCCTTGATTCAAACATGTCACTGGACGTGGTGTGGCACGTCTACAGCAACATGATGAGCCCGGAGATCGAGCAGTTCAGCAACTCAGTGCCAAAATCGCCCATTCGGGAGCTGCTCGAGCTGGAGCCGGAGACAGCCAAATTCGGCAAGCCCGAGAAGCTGGCGGATGGGCGACGGGTGCGCGTTACCGTGGATGTCTTCTGCAAAGGAACCTTCCGTGGCATCGGGCGCAACTATCGCATTGCCAAGTGCACGGCGGCCAAATGCGCTCTGCGCCAGCTCAAGAAGCAGGGCTTGATAGCCAAAAAAGACTAA
- the LOC120452877 gene encoding uncharacterized protein LOC120452877, whose protein sequence is MRRSKAPSMRRAAKRGNEDPHLKVEPQSPCSWNNSSLPSEWGTSGGSQSLGPRALKAGENPLKDSRIFHVLWRNQTTKKHKTWTGNGTLVLTGAVVTLKDDTGKVVDTMTYFKQRELRENDQLEVGSRDVEVQEEIKTVEECFTQRQLEIANWCQKIDAHNGYADTSPPPATSAPFQSHLLKKIKREADAQAPSPSEFIQHKMKHVSYEAPSSGTSHVMEKQMCEQNYLKKENPSVEFTQSEYMCLLTPAELQKRLLLFLSEYAEACKAESPLLKEVVQIVCDHPVLLKTLGKKTEFQEIMEVLDSILPPWSDMGLYDAAKFEFLHVMLDNLVAERGEKCCILANSDDCLTLVRGYCQSYSLDHAQLDGPQKVDLFNSLAEGEPMVGLILTSDLLELRDLRCKHLIIYNHNARKHANQLLAVGAMDTKIYTLITAGGSPEELQFHRADNDSLEDLRSHQSQLIPSATINLADWVKIEPPFDCDFFEETAISDSLDCIQQVYSRKIKVKT, encoded by the exons ATGCGGCGTTCCAAGGCCCCGTCCATGCGCCGCGCAGCAAAGCGAGGGAATGAAGATCCGCATCTGAAAGTGGAACCGCAGTCACCCTGCTCCTGGAACAACAGCAGTCTACCCAGCGAATGGGGCACCTCCGGGGGCTCCCAAAGCCTGGGACCTCGAGCACTCAAGGCGGGCGAGAATCCCCTCAAAGACAGCCGCATCTTCCATGTGCTCTGGCGCAATCAGACCACCAAAAAGCACAAGACGTGGACTGGCAACGGCACGCTGGTGCTCACTGGAGCAGTAGTAACATTAAAGGATGACACTGGCAAGGTGGTGGACACCATGACATACTTTAAGCAGCGGGAACTCCGGGAGAACGATCAGCTGGAAGTGGGCAGCAGGGATGTGGAGGTTCAGGAGGAGATTAAAACTGTGGAGGAGTGCTTTACACAGCGCCAGTTGGAAATAGCAAATTGGTGCCAGAAAATAGATGCCCATAATGGTTATGCAGACACATCGCCACCTCCTGCAACCAGTGCTCCCTTCCAGTCCCATCTGCTCAAGAAGATCAAGCGCGAGGCGGATGCACAGGCTCCATCGCCTTCGGAATTCATCCAACATAAAATGAAACATGTATCTTATGAAGCCCCCTCTTCCGGCACTTCGCATGTAATGGAGAAGCAAATGTGTGAACAAAACTATTTGAAGAAAGAAAATCCCTCCGTGGAATTTACACAATCGGAATATATGTGTCTACTAACTCCAGCTGAACTGCAGAAAAGATTACTACTTTTTCTTTCAGAATATGCAGAAGCTTGCAAGGCG GAATCGCCATTGCTGAAGGAAGTGGTGCAAATTGTTTGCGATCATCCTGTGCTCCTAAAAACTTTGGGCAAGAAAACAGAGTTTCAGGAAATAATGGAGGTACTAGACTCCATACTACCGCCCTGGTCGGACATGGGACTCTACGACGCCGCCAAGTTCGAGTTTCTGCACGTGATGCTGGACAATTTAGTGGCCGAGCGAGGAGAGAAATGCTGCATTTTGGCAAACAGTGATGATTGCCTTACCCTGGTTAGGGGCTACTGCCAGAGTTATAGTTTAGATCATGCGCAACTAGATGGTCCCCAAAAGGtggatttatttaattctcTTGCGGAAGGGGAACCAATGGTTGGCTTAATTCTCACTAGTGACTTGTTGGAGCTTCGAGATCTCCGCTGCAAACACCTGATAATTTATAACCACAATGCCAGGAAACACGCCAACCAACTGCTGGCTGTTGGGGCAATGGACACCAAAATTTACACTCTCATCACAGCTGGAGGTTCTCCGGAGGAGTTGCAGTTCCATAGGGCAGATAATGATTCTCTAGAGGATCTTCGGAGTCACCAAAGCCAGCTTATACCAAGCGCAACTATT AATCTGGCAGACTGGGTCAAAATTGAGCCACCCTTTGATTGTGATTTCTTTGAG GAAACTGCTATTTCGGATAGTCTGGATTGTATTCAACAGGTTTATTCAAGGAAAATAAAGGTGAAAacttaa
- the LOC120452876 gene encoding protein vreteno yields the protein MESTEDEWCAFNPMAKDYYEEGGNQYTNESGQNLIDEAPVPLKDEQEQRAAKQAKYPYLVVPKSNPYVTEKMLINFFGRALIKEMEFRRMSRVYFIYFENIGSLEAARQRVERYPNLIKCITGRPQKERDINIDKVISTEPMPKPGPAISPTERTAVNRNRDVPVSSGEQKHPEFLRPPLVTKADYQRGSLLGTNDAAQRYLNVKYEFALERHDVYKLKDETRIPQVVLHFRSGRTIPVTTVAAPEEDKTETLLEDGVSKCVVCQNWTDTFCKLCKMPFCDASCFADVAEQHKQTCGKGEILKLDEKVGRKFPKPGLPPSGSKVRITAFEQTNVVYVRSADIQVDVAYYTVLMEVMMLGKTASKLKSGPVCGQIVLYKFEGHMSRALVLNVDNLKDIYVVCMDFGSVEVTQLDDLYECSSYLADLPCYPVAVKLRGVPRRFVGPNIREIMYELDQSLVFDMKYSKREYDFSKGLQIVVMTEIDINRSLNRLFKTIITPVEPSVSDLGFKEDCLPYIPLSFGKNIEVVVMDNTFLKCGFVYCTSRDLAYEVSKMQRDIQEYGEKIAKCATFAPPINELCIAKYEGKWCRGLSVELMGDGYPSILFIDYGNIVPTHVTDIRPYPPQFLFPIMTTQLDLIGVPEEPTNAQIEWLEHYYPTGTGITCSEIIYCKENNTYSTRIEKLQELLSLD from the exons ATGGAATCTACGGAGGACGAGTGGTGCGCCTTCAATCCGATGGCCAAGGACTACTATGAAGAGGGGGGCAACCAGTACACCAATGAATCCGGCCAGAATCTGATCGACGAAGCTCCTGTGCCGCTCAAGGATGAGCAGGAGCAGCGGGCCGCCAAACAGGCGAAGTATCCATACTTGGTGGTGCCCAAAAGCAACCCCTATGTGACCGAAAAGATGCTGATCAACTTCTTTGGGCGTGCGCTCATCAAAGAGATGGAGTTCCGCCGCATGTCGCGCGTTTACTTTATATACTTTGAAAATATCGG ATCCCTGGAGGCGGCGCGACAGCGAGTGGAACGTTATCCGAACCTGATCAAGTGCATCACTGGTCGGCCGCAAAAGGAGCGGGACATCAACATCGACAAGGTTATTTCGACAGAACCGATGCCAAAACCAGGTCCAGCCATTTCGCCCACCGAACGTACAGCAGTGAATCGCAACAGAGACGTTCCCGTCTCGAGCGGTGAACAAAAACATCCGGAGTTCTTGCGTCCACCGCTGGTCACCAAAGCTGATTACCAGAGGGGTTCGCTGTTGGGCACCAACGATGCCGCTCAACGCTATCTCAATGTCAAGTATGAGTTCGCCCTGGAGCGCCACGATGTCTACAAGCTAAAGGATGAGACAAGGATCCCGCAGGTTGTTCTGCACTTTCGTTCCGGAAGAACCATTCCTGT GACAACGGTTGCTGCTCCTGAAGAAGATAAAACAGAAACCCTGCTGGAAGATGGCGTCAGCAAGTGCGTGGTGTGCCAAAACTGGACGGACACTTTCTGCAAGCTATGCAAAATGCCCTTTTGCGACGCCTCCTGTTTCGCGGATGTGGCAGAGCAGCACAAGCAAACTTGCGGCAAGGGCGAGATACTCAAGCTCGACGAGAAGGTGGGCCGGAAGTTCCCGAAACCTGGTTTGCCACCGTCCGGATCGAAAGTGAGGATTACTGCATTCGAGCAGACTAACGTGGTCTATGTGCGCTCGGCCGACATTCAGGTTGATGTCGCCTATTATACAGTTCTCATGGAGGTAATGATGCTGGGCAAAACTGCCTCCAAACTGAAGAGTGGGCCAGTCTGCGGACAAATTGTGCTCTACAAGTTCGAGGGGCACATGTCGCGCGCCTTGGTGCTAAACGTGGATAATCTCAAGGATATCTATGTGGTGTGCATGGATTTCGGAAGCGTTGAAGTCACGCAGCTGGATGATTTGTATGAATGCAGCTCCTATCTAGCAGATTTGCCCTGTTATCCCGTTGCCGTAAAATTACGAGGAGTTCCTAGGCGCTTTGTGGGTCCCAACATAAGGGAAATCATGTACGAACTGGACCAATCCTTAGTTTTTGATATGAAGTACTCGAAACGCGAGTACGACTTCAGCAAGGGCTTGCAAATCGTGGTGATGACCGAGATCGACATTAATAGGAGCCTCAACCGCCTGTTCAAGACCATAATAACTCCTGTGGAGCCGTCTGTGTCGGATCTGGGATTCAAAGAGGAC TGTCTTCCATATATTCCTCTGAGCTTTGGAAAGAACATCGAAGTAGTTGTCATGGACAACACATTCCTAAAGTGCGGCTTCGTCTACTGCACCTCCAGAGATCTGGCCTACGAAGTATCAAAAATGCAGCGCGACATACAGGAGTATGGCGAAAAGATTGCCAAGTGCGCCACCTTCGCACCGCC GATAAATGAACTTTGCATAGCTAAGTACGAAGGTAAATGGTGCCGAGGTCTGTCGGTAGAATTAATGGGCGACGGTTATCCCAGCATTTTGTTCATTGATTACGGTAACATAGTGCCGACACATGTCACCGACATTCGTCCATATCCGCCGCAGTTTCTCTTCCCCATAATGACCACACAGCTGGATTTGATTG GTGTGCCTGAGGAGCCTACCAATGCGCAGATCGAATGGCTGGAGCATTATTATCCCACTGGGACCGGCATTACTTGCAGCGAGATCATTTACTGTAAGGAGAACAATACCTATTCCACTCGCATTGAAAAGCTCCAGGAGCTCTTGAGTTTGGACTAA